Below is a genomic region from Rhodococcus sp. WMMA185.
AGAGCGTCTGCCAGAACGCCGCCGTGGCCGACTTGCCGAAGATCGAGTCGTCCCACGCCTTCTTCAGGGTGTGACCGATCACGGCCAGCGTGCGACGAAGCGGGTGCCACTCGAAGTGGCGTCTGCCACGGGCGCGCTTCGGTGAACTCGCTGGGGATTTGCTCATGATCTTTCCAGCATCCACGACGACACGCCCGGTGCCCACCGCTGGTGCACCCGTGTCGCGGGGAATCCGCCATCCCGGCGGCCTTGCGAATGCGGTTCGCGTCGGGTGCGGACGCTACCCTCATTGACGGACAGCGCCTTCGGGTCTGGTCCGGCAGTGTCGATCGAATACCGAGGAGTGCGAACAAACAGTGCCATGGCATCGGAGGGCAACCCTTGAGCGCTGAGACCGTGGGCTCCCACATGGCGACGAGAACGGAAGCCGAGGCGGCGCCGACAATGGAAGCCGCGGCGGCGCAAATTGTAGGAACCGAGGCTTATCTGGCGCAGACGGAACCGGCCAAGCCCTCGGGACCCCTTCGCGCGTGGCAGCGTCGTGCTTTGACGAAGTATCTGTCCACCGGACCTCGAGACTTCTTGGCGGTCGCGACGCCAGGTGCGGGCAAGACCACCTTCGCGTTGCGTGTCGCGTCGGAATTGTTGCGTGACCGCACCGTCGATCAGGTGACCGTGGTCGCCCCCACCGAGCACCTCAAACATCAGTGGGCTGAATCTGCGGCTCGCAGCGGTATCGCGCTCGATTCGTACTTCTCGAATTCGACCGGGCAAACATCGAGCGACTATCAAGGTGTGGTGGTGACGTATGCGCAGGTTGCGTCCCATCCGTTCAAACACCGAGTCCGGACGGAGAGCAAGCGCACGCTGGTCATCCTTGACGAGATCCACCACGGTGGTGACGCAAAGAGCTGGGGCGAGGCCATCCGCGAAGCGTTCGGCGACGCCACCCGCCGTCTTGCGCTGACCGGAACGCCGTTCCGCAGCGACGACAGCGCGATCCCGTTCGTGGCCTACGAACCCGACCGCGAAGGGTTGATGCGGTCGAAGGCCGATTACGCGTACGGCTACTCCGACGCTCTTGCGGACGGAGTCGTTCGGCCAGTGGTGTTCCTCGCATATTCGGGCGAGGCTCGCTGGCGAAACAATGCGGGCGAGGAGTTCTCCGCGCGCCTCGGCGAACCGCTCAGTGCGGAGCAAACCGCGCGGGCGTGGCGAACGGCGCTGGATCCGGCAGGAGAGTGGATTCCGGCGGTTCTGCACGCCGCCGACACGCGACTCGGTCAGTTGAGGGCCGGTGGCATGCCGGACGCGGGCGGGCTGGTGATTGCGACAGATCAGACTGTGGCCCGCTCCTACGCGAGAACGCTCACAGAAGTCACCGGGGAAGAGCCGGCGGTGGTGCTCTCGGACGATCCGACAGCATCGAAACGGATTGCGGAGTTCAGTGCGAGCACGCAGAAGTGGATGGTCGCCGTTCGTATGGTGTCGGAAGGTGTCGACGTTCCGCGGCTGGCGGTAGGTGTGTACGCCACCAGCGCGTCCACCCCGCTGTACTTCGCCCAGGCGATCGGGCGGTTCGTCCGCTCACGCAGCAAGGGCGAGACCGCGAGCGTGTTCCTTCCGTCCGTGCCAGTGCTGCTCGACCTCGCCAGCCAGCTCGAGGCTCAGCGCGACCACGTGCTGGGCAAACCGCACAGGGAAAAGGACGGGTTCGACGACGACCTCCTCGCCGACGCGAACAAGCAGAAGGACGAACTCGGAGAGGAAGAGAAGGCGTTCACTTCGCTGGGCGCCGATGCCGAGCTCGACCAGGTGATCTACGACGGCTCTTCCTTCGGAACGGCTACCTTTTCGGGGTCCGACGAGGAGGCCGACTACCTGGGCCTGCCTGGTTTGCTCGACGCCGATCAGATGCGTGCCCTGCTACGTCAACGTCAGTCCGAACAGCTTGCCAAGCAGAAGGCCACGCAGGCGGAGCCGACCGAGGTCCCGCAGGTGGCCGAGCGGGTCGCGGCCGCAGGCCAGCTCGCGCAGCTGCGTCGGGAACTGAACAGTCTCGTTGCAATGCAGCACCACAAGACGGGCAAGTCACACGGCACCATCCACGCTGAGCTGCGTCGTGTGTGTGGTGGACCTCCCACAGCGATCGCTACGGTCGAGCAGCTGACCGAGAGAATTTCCACGCTGCGGAGGTGGTGACTGGTACCCGATCGATTCCGGCCCACAGTCGTTCCGACAGAGTCCCACAGTCGATCCGACAGAGTCCCACAGCCGTTCCGACAGAAGAGACCGGCGCGTGCGGTGCGCGCGCCGGTCTCTTGTCCGTTAGAGGTGAGCCTTGGACGGGTCACCCGGGCTGACGAGTCAGATTGCTGTCTCGGCTTCGGTTTCGATCGTGGCGTTCATTTCGCGAAGTCGATCTGCGTGCTCATTGGCGTGGTGACCGCAGAAGAGCAGTTCGCCTCCCGCCGGAAGCACTGCGCGAACGCGTGCTCCGGCACCGCACCGGTCGCACCGGTCGGCTGCGGTCAATGAGGGGCTGGTCAGTGTTCCGGGCATGACTCCTCCGTACTGGCATTCCGCTTGCGCGCAATGCCTGGGGCCTGGTCCGCCGCGTCGGGGATGGCGCGGTGGATCCACTCTGTCAGACGTTGGGGGATTCCGCGTTGTTCCCGGCGGTGTTTCTCAGTGGCACATCCCACAGAAAGTTTGCGGAAGTTTGTGAATTCGCGCCGAAGAGCGTGAATTCGGAAGCAGACCGAACGGTCGTAGTTCCCCGCCGGCTGGTCACATCTCACACGTGAGGTTGGTCTCACCGTGTCACTGCCTCGACCGCGCCGATGGTCCGTTCCTCGCCTACCAGGGAGAATCCGCCCGCCTCGACCCGCGAGTCTGCGCCGCTCCGCATGCGGCCGGGACTACCGTGGAGGGATGAACGTTGAAGTGACGGCATTGCCGGGCATTGGGGTGCGGAAGGACTTCGTACTGGCTTCCGGTCGCCGTATCGGCGTCATCAGTCATCGCGACGGCCGAACCGACCTGATCGTGTCGAAGCCCGATGACCCTGACGCCTGCGAAGCTTCCTTGCCGTTGAGCACCGAGGAGGCGGCCGTGCTGAGCAACCTGTTGGGGGCTCCGCAGTTGGTATCCCAACTGGAAGAGGAACACCGGGACCTGCCCGGCATCCAGACCAAGCAGTTGTACATCACCGAAGATTCCCGGTTCGACGGCCGGACGCTCGGGGACACAGCCATGCGCACGCGGACAGGGGTCTCGATCGTCGCTGTCATGCGAGCGGGCCAGGTGAATCCGTCACCGAACCCCGACTTCTTGCTCACATCCGGCGATCTGCTGGTCGCCGTCGGAACGGCGGAAGGACTGGCCGCGGCAGCCAAGCTCCTGGTCGGCGGCTGACAATCCTGTGAATACGACTACGCTCGCGCTCATCGAACTGGGCGCGGTATTTTTCGCGCTCGGGTTGCTCGGCCGTCTGGCAGCTCGGATCGGTATGTCGCCGATACCGTTCTACCTGGTCGGCGGACTGTGCTTCGGCAATGGTGGGTTCCTACAACTCGGTGACATCGACGAATTCAGCCATCTGGCGAGTGAGATCGGGGTGGTGCTGCTCCTGCTCCTACTCGGACTCGAGTACACGGCATCCGAACTCGTCACCGGACTACGCCGGTCGTGGATGGCAGGTGTGGTGGATATCGTCCTCAACGCAGCACCAGGTGCGATCGTGGCACTGGTGCTGGGGTGGGGTGCAACCGGCGCTTTCGTTCTGGCGGGTGTCACCTACATATCCTCCTCGGGAATCATCGCAAAGGTGCTGAGCGACCTCGGTCGCCTGGGCAACCGCGAAACCCCGGTCGTGCTCTCGATTCTCGTATTCGAGGATCTTGCGATGGCTGTGTACTTGCCGATCCTGACCACTTTGCTCGCCGGTGTGAGTTTCCTGGGCGGTCTTACGGCTTTGGGCATCTCTCTGATCGCTGTTTCGGTGGTTCTCGTCGTTGCGCTGCGCTACGGGCGGTATGTCTCCGCACTACTGGACAGCCCCGACAGCGAGACGTTGTTGTTGAAGCTTCTGGGTGCTGCGCTGCTTGTGGCAGGCATCGCCTCAGCCTTGCAGGTTTCGGCGGCGGTCGGGGCATTCCTTCTGGGTATCGCGATCTCCGGATCGACTGCCCACAATGCCAGCCGTGTCCTCGAGCCTCTCCGTGACCTGTTCGCAGCGATGTTCTTCGTCGTGTTCGGACTCAACACCGATCCTGGTGAAATCCCGCCGGTGCTCGGTTGGGCGATATTGCTGGCGGTGGTGACGACACTCACCAAGATGGCCACGGGCATGTGGGCGGCGAAGCAGCAAGGTGTCGCTCGGCTGGGTCGAGCCAGAGCGGGCGCCGCACTGATCGCCCGCGGAGAGTTTTCCATCGTGATCGCCGGCCTGGCTGTAGCGGCAGGCGCGGTCGAGGGACGGCTCGCGGCCCTAGCCACCGCCTATGTCCTTCTCATGGCCATCATCGGCCCGGTGGCAGCCCGGGTCGTCGAACCGATGGCCAACGCGTGGGTTCGGGTTCGGGTTCGCACCAGCGCGTAGGGGTCGTTCCGCTTCCCGTTCTCGATCTGGAAAAGTTCAATGCCCCCGGGAAAGTCCCGGGGGCATTGAACCTTGTCTGTGCGCGAGCGTCAGTCCAGGTAGTCGCGTAGCACCTGCGACCGGGACGGGTGGCGGAGTTTCGACATGGTCTTGGATTCGATCTGACGGATGCGCTCACGCGTCACTCCGTAGACCTGACCGATCTCATCCAAGGTACGCGGCTGTCCATCGGTCAGGCCGAAGCGCAGTCGCACCACGCCGGCTTCACGCTCGGAGAGCGTATCGAGCACCGATTGCAACTGATCTTGCAACAAAGTGAAGGACACGGCGTCGACCGCGACGACTGCTTCGGAGTCCTCGATGAAGTCGCCGAGTTGGCTGTCGCCTTCGTCGCCGATGGTTTGGTCCAGCGAGATCGGCTCGCGCGCGTACTGCTGGATCTCGAGCACCTTCTCGGGCGTGATATCCATTTCCTTGGCGAGCTCTTCGGGCGTGGGTTCACGGCCCAGATCCTGCAACAGTTCGCGCTGGATGCGTCCGAGCTTGTTGATGACCTCCACCATGTGCACCGGAATGCGAATGGTGCGGGCCTGGTCGGCCATGGCGCGGGTGATGGCCTGACGGATCCACCACGTGGCGTAGGTCGAGAACTTGTAACCCTTGGTGTAGTCGAACTTCTCGACGGCGCGGATGAGGCCCAGATTGCCTTCCTGGATCAAGTCGAGGAAGGCCATGCCCCGTCCGGTATAGCGCTTGGCCAGTGACACGACGAGGCGGAGGTTGGCTTCGAGTAGGTGATTCTTGGCACGGTTTCCGTCACGGCAGATCCAACTCATATCCCGGCGCTGGGCAGCGGGGAGTTTCTCACCGGATGCTGCGACTTCCTGCATGATCTGGGTCGCGTAGAGCCCGGCCTCGATGCGCTTGGCGAGTTCGACCTCCTCTTCGGCGTTGAGGAGTGCAACTTTGCCGATCTGCTTGAGGTATGCGCGTACCGAGTCCGCAGACGCGGTGAGTTCGGCGTCCTTGCGGGCCTGGCGCAGCGCCTCGGATTCTTCCTCGTCCCAGACGAAGTCCCCGGAGGCCTTGTCCTTCTCGGACGGCTCCTCGGTTTCGTCGTCCGAGCCGACCGCGACCACCTCGACGACATCCGATTCGACGTCGGCCAAGTCACCCTCGGTGATGTCGATGTCTTCTATGCCAACGGAGTCTTCGTCCTGGCCGTCCTCGCCATCTGCAGACTTGCTCGGCGCGGCCTTCTTGGTGGAAGCCTTCTTTGCTGCGGCCTTCTTGGCGGGAGCTTTCTTTGCTGCGGCCTTCTTGGCGGGAGCTTTCTTTGCTGCGGCCTTCTTGGCGGGAACATTGTCGGTTGCCGGAGCGGCGCCGGCGGCTGTCGCTGTGACTGGCGCTCCCGGTCCTGACTCCGAAGTCGAATCAGTAGTCTGACGTGTATCGGTGGCTGCCACGTACGCCCTTTCGTGACGGTGTCGTGCGGCGTCACGCCAGAGTGATCATCCGGCGGAGAGGTCTACTGGTTTCGCCTGGCGCGCAGCCGGGCTCTTTCATTGTAACGACCTATTCGAAATAGTTAGGGAGCGATGCCCGTGTCGACTGCAATAGCTGCGCCTACTATCCCGGCCGTATTGAGAAGCGCAGCAGGTACAACGGGTGTCCTGTTGGTCAGATGAGGAATCCACTTGTTGTGTTTGCGACTGATGCCGCCGCCTGCGATGAACAGATCCGGCCACAGTAGGTCTTCGAACCGGCTCAGCACGTAGGACACCTCCGCAGCCCATTCCTTGTAGGACAAATCCTTGGCGTCCTTTACCGAGGATGCCGCTATGTGCTCGGCATCCTTGCCCAGCACTTCCATGTGACCGAGCTCGGTGTTGGGTAGCAGGACGCCGTTGTGGAGGATTGCCGAGCCGATGCCGGTGCCGAAGGTAAGCAGGATGACTACCCCCTTCGCATCCTTGCCCGCGCCGTAAGTGTTCTCCGCGATCCCCGCGGCATCGGCGTCGTTGAGGACTGTGATCCGGCGACCGCCGAGGGCATCGTAGAACAGGGCGTACGCGTCCGTTCCGATCCACTTCTCGTCGATATTCGCAGCGGAGCGTGCGACTCCGCTGGTGACCACACTCGGCAGCGTGATACCGACTGGCCCATCCCACTTCGCCATCCGGACGATCTCGGCGACCGTCGCTGCGACCGCGTGCGGTGTGGACGGTCGGGGAGTCGGGAGTTTGATTCGGTCTCCGATCAACTCACCGCTCTCGAGATCGACTGTGCCACCCTTGACGCCGCTGCCTCCTACATCGACACCGAACCCGCTGTTGGTCATCGCGTCTGCTCCTCCGTGTCGAAGTACGTGTCGAGCTGGGCCGTGTCGGACTGACGAAAGTCGCCCGTGCGCCACTGGTTTTCTCGTCACAATAGTGGGTCGAAGTGGCTTCGGTCGCCCGTGCGCGCAAGCCGACCCCCGCGGTGGTGTGAGGCAGTGAAAGTGTGTTCCGATGGGGGGGTGGACGCAGCAGGGAGTCGAGACACCACGCAGGGCTTCGGAGACACTGAGGCGCAACGACTACGCGACGTCGCCGTTGCAGTGGCGCAGGAGGCGGCCGCTCACGTCAGGTCAAGGCGCCCCGAGGTGTTCGGAACCGTAGGGAAAGTGGTGGCACACGGCAGTTCCGTAGCGTCGAAGAGCACCCCCACCGATCCGGTTACGGTGGTCGACACCGAGAGCGAACAACTCATCCGCGACCGTCTCGCGACTCTTCGGCCTGGCGATGCGATCCTCGGTGAGGAGACCGGCGGAGCGGGGGATTCCGTCGCCGGACTCCGATGGGTGGTCGATCCGATCGACGGAACGGTGAACTTTCTGTACGGAGTGCCCACATACGCGGTCTCTGTGGCTGCGCAGATCGACGGAGTGTCGGTTGCCGGGGCCGTGGTCGACGTGGCAGCCCAGGCGACGTATGCGGCGGCACGAGGCTACGGGGCAACACTCACCACTGTCGAGGGCCGGATAGGGGGCCTGCGGTGCAACCCGGTCACGGATGTGTCGATGGCTCTGCTGGCAACCGGATTCGGGTACGGGACCGCGCGGCGCAAAGCGCAGGGTGCACTCATCGGCGAAATCCTCCCCCGGGTACGGGACATTCGCCGGATCGGCTCGGCTTCCCTCGACCTGTGCATGGTCGCGTCCGGCCGGGCCGACGCGTACTTCGAACACGGGTTGGGCCCATGGGACTGGGCCGCTGGATCGCTCATCGCCACCGAGGCAGGCGCTCGCGTGCGCATTCCCTCCCCGCGCTCATCGAGTGCGGACGGTGACCTGGTGGTGGCCGCTGCCCCCGGGATCGCCGACGAACTGGACGCATTGTTCACCGAGGTCGGGGCTGACGACCCGATCCGGGAGACCTGACCTGCGATCAGCAGTGGGCCGTGCGAGCTGCATTGAGCAGGTCTATGTCGAGAGGAGGGGCCTGCATTCCGGGCGGTGGCTCCTTCAGAGACCGCAGCACCTCTTCGGCGTCAGGGTTCGGTGAGATATTGCGGAAGTAGGTCCCCAGAGCGAGATCGACGGTGTCGTCCGTGCGCGAATCCTCGATGAGTTCGGCGCACGGTACAACGAGATACAGGGCACTTGCCGCAGCGATGCCGCTCGGTCCGAACCTCAGCTGCCCGTGGCACTGCATGTTCTGGTCGACATAAATCGGGTCGTTGCCGACCTGGACGTCGGGGGCGCTTGCGAACCCGTAGTCACTCAACTGGGCGGCCACCTGCGTCGCCTGACCGGCCTCGCCGTTTGCGTTGAACACGCGCACCTTCGCATCAGCGAGGGTGGCGGGTTCAACATCCAGCACCGTCGAGGGGTCGACCTGTTCGCCTAGTGTGGGCCGCGTCGATGCGCTATCGGCAGGCTGTGTGGGCGGGGGAGGCGGATTGCACGCGACTGTAGTGGCCGAATCCTCGTCCTCGGTGAGGATGCTTGTCCACAGTGCGGCGCCGAGGAGTGCAAGAACCGCGAACACCACGAGCATCGGCATCGCTCGCCGGCGCCGGAACGGGCGTCCCTTGTCATCGAGCGGACTGCCGTCGGTGATGAGTGAAACCACAGTGTGCCCCGACCTCTCCTACGGAACTGCGCGTCGTAACTTGTCGCCCGAACAGCGCACCGATACTGTGCCCGGCCACCCATTCGTGGCGCAGGTTCGGCACCCACTGTAGATCCATGGCACCCCTACATCTCGAACCCGCCCCGGCTGTGGAATGTCACAGGTTGCTGTGGCGTTGATGACGATTAGCAGACAATTTGCACGATCCGTCGGGTCGGTTACACGTTTCGGGTTTTGTTCGGCTAGTGTCTGGCGGCCCGAGTCGTTTGGAGAGCATCGAACGAGGGTGGGTAAATGAGGCTGAAATCACGATTTGGGACCTGCTTCCGGCACTGATCGAACCTCGCAGCATCGCTTGCTGGTGGTGTGTGATCTGCGTCGGAACGGGTGGCGCGTGGGAGGTCGATCACCATTGCGGTGAACCTCGAACGCAGGCCGGGATACAGGGAACGAAAACGAGGGGAAACGACATGGCAACTGACTACGACGCACCGCGGCGAACAGAATCCGACGAGGTTTCGGAAGATTCGCTGGAGGAATTGAAAGCGCGCCGCAACGAGGCGCAATCGGCAGTGGTCGACATCGACGAGGCCGATACCGCGGAATCGTTCGAATTGCCCGGCGCGGATCTGTCGGGGGAAGAACTCTCGGTGCGGGTCGTGCCCAAGCGGGACGACGAGTTCACGTGCTCGAGTTGTTTCCTGGTGCATCACCGAAGCCGACTCGCCAGCGATGCCGACGGGGTACTGGTTTGCAGGGACTGCGCGGCCTGAGCGACGACGGTGACAAGTCGCGAACGGTGGTGGGTTGATCACAGTTCGCGCCCCTTTGCGCTGTCTATTGGCGGGCGCGGTTGATGGCGGCCAGCAACTCGGCCGGCCGCCGAGTACTCACCAGCCAGTAGGGGGTCGGATCCTCCGGGTCATCGAGAACGATGAGGACCATCGACTTGACCCACACGCGGTGCTGAACGAAGGCGGAAGGGTCGAGCTGGCGGCCGAGCGCTGCACTCTTGGCTGAACCGGGCACCTCTGCCACCCGTGAGATGACGCTCACGGGCAGATGTGCCTGCCCGACCCTCAGGTGGACACCGTTCGGTTCGTCGACGACCTCGACCCTGAGTCGGCTCAGTGAGATCAATGCCCAGACCGGGAGCGGAAGTAGTAGGACGTACGGCAACCACGCACGCAGACCCGGCGCCCCCATGTGCACCTCCGCGGCCAGTAGTCCGGCGACGAACAAGCCCACAGCCCACCACCACACCGGCACCCACAGGCGCTCGGAGTACAGCGTGGAATGGGTGTTCTCGGTGGGTACGGCTTCGGGCCGGGACGTTTCTGACACCCGACTAGGATAGTCGTAGTGCACGAGTAGGCTCTGTGCATGTGAGCGACCTATCTCCCGGCCTCCCTGCCGGCGCCGCCCCTGCCCTTCCGCCCGTTGCCATACAGCGGCTAGATCCAGGTGTTCCGATTCCACAGCGAGCCCACGACGGTGACGCAGGTGTCGATCTCTGTAGCACCACCGATGTCACGATCGAGCCGGGGCGGCGTGTTCTCGTCGGGACAGGGGTAGCGATCGCGCTGCCCATGGGCACTGTCGGTCTGGTCCATCCACGGTCTGGGCTGGCTGCCAAGTCGGGTCTGTCCGTGGTCAACACGCCGGGAACCATCGACGCCGGATACCGAGGCGAGATCAAGGTGTGCTTGATCAATCACGACCTCGATGTCCCGATCGAAATCCGCCGGGGCGACCGGATCGCGCAGCTGGTCGTGCAGCGAGTGGAATTGGTGTCGTTCGTCGAGGTGGACTTCCTGGATGACACCACTCGCGGCAGTGACGGTCACGGGTCGAGCGGAGGCCACGCGAGCCTCTTCGGCCATAGAGAAGGAGCCTGAACATGATCAGACGACGGAAGAAGAAATCCAGGGACGACTCCGACGCGTCCGCACCGGCACCCGAGGCGGAAATCGAGACTGGTGAAACGGAATCCGAGGCGGGGCTCGATGCCTACGACGAGGTCGGCGAGGCCGATGGAGGCCCCTACGACATAGAAGACCTGGATCCGGACGACGATGTCAACGTCGGCGAGATCGGTACTCGCCTCGATTTGGGTTCGGTCCTCGTCCCCATGCCGCCCGGCACCCAGTTACAGGTCGAGATGGCGCCCAACGGTTCACCACAGGCCGTCCACCTCGTCACACAGCACGGGCGAATCACCGTCGCGGCATACGCCGCTCCGAAATCCCCGGGTCAGTGGAGGGAAGTCGCGGGCGACCTGGCCGAATCGCTGCGAGGCGACAATGCGGCGGTGAGCGTCGAGAACGGACCCTGGGGTCGAGAGGTCGTTGCGGTCACACCCAACGCAGACCTGCGATTCATCGGTGTCGACGGCTACCGATGGATGGTCCGTTGCGTGGTGGCGGGCCCGAGCGGCGGCAACACCGTAGATTCGGAACTCGCTGCGGCCGCGAGAGCGATTCTGCGTGACAGTGTCGTCAAACGTGGAACCGAACCGCACCCGGTCCGGACGCCGCTGCCGGTCGTCCTGCCCGAGGTTCTGGCGAAGCAACTGGCCGCGGCCCACCAGCAGCAGTTGGCGCAGCAGCAAGGTGTCGCTGCGCAGCAGGCTCCTCAGCAGCAGGCCGCCGGCGGTGCCGTGGGTGGGTCCTCCGCATCAGCCGAAACGCCGCAAGGCGGCGTAGCCGGGCCACAGCAGCGTCGTGGCGAATCCGGTTCGGCGATGCAGCAGCTGGGCCGCTGACGGCGGGCGAAGACGGACGTCGGCACCTCAGGGCAGCATTGAACTCAGCGCCCTGAGGCTCTCGCGCCCCAGGGTCGCGGGGTCTGCGCCGATCTGGTCGAGCGAGACCGTGACCAGGTTCGACTGAGGTAGCCGCCCGGCCCAGGTGTGCGCCACCTCGAGAGGGTGGACGGCATCGTCGGTGGCGGCGACGATCCCGACGGGCACGTTGATGCCTTCGAGATCCTCCACGCCAGGCGCTCGGTACTCGGCGGCTTCGTCGAGCGCACTGGGAAGGTGCGGCCATTGTGATCGCCATGACTTGGCAAGCTCCACTCCGAGCCAGGGCGGGCTCGATGCGATCATCTCCGCGGTCACCTTCTCGATTCCGTCTGCTCTCAGTCTGGCTGCGGTGAACCGTGCACCGGCGGCGGCGGGTGCGTCGGCGGCGGCGCCTGTCCACGCCGGAAGCGCGGCGAGGACGCCCACGACGCGGTCGGGATTGGCGCTCGCCCATTGCAGCGCCACCGCAGCCCCGATCGACACACCGCCGATGATGATGCGTTCGTGCTCCGCCGCAGCGTCGAGGGCATCGAGGTAGCCCGCGACGACACGCCGGGGGTCGGGTTCGACGGCCACTGTGGCGATTCCGCGGCTTGCGAGGGGTTCGGTGAATGCGCGGGTGACGAAGTCGGCGTCGGATCCCGTACCGGGGAGCATCAAGGCCATAGTTGGCCGGAAATCGAGGGGCATATGTCGATTTTGCATGCCACGTCACACTGGTCTCACATAGTGCAGTCACAGCGAAACAATGGGTCTACAGTGGCGAGTACACAGCCCTACAAGTGGCGTGAAGACTCGCGTCACACATGCTCCAGGAGCGCGTAATGGCACCCGCCACGGCAGGATACTTTCGTCGGATGACTCGCCGGCTGACCGAGGACCTCGAGCAACTCGATGCCGAGGAGATGGCCGAGACGTCGCAGGCGTCCGGTGCGCAGCGTGCCTGCGATTGCGTTCGCGGTGAGGAAGTCACCATGCTGGGGCGGCTCCGAAGTGTCGAGGTGTGTTCGAAGTCGGCGAGCGCATGCATTGAAGCCGACTTCTTCGACGGTACGGAACAGATCACGCTGGTGTGGATCGGCAGGCGGAGGATTCCGGGCATCGAACCGGGCAAGACGCTGATGGTCCGGGGACGTGTCGGCGAGCGTGATGGCCAGAAGGTGATCTTCAACCCATATTACGAATTGCGTAGCGAGTCGTAGCCGACAGGCCTCGTGTGGCACCCTCATTGAGTGGTCGAAACGAAGCAGCAGTCCATAATCGAACAACTCGGCGGGATCAGCGGGTTGATCTACTCGACGCTGCCCATTCTGGTCTTCGTTCCCGCCAACGCGATCTGGGGCTTGGTTCCGGCGATCTGGGCAGCTCTCGGGGTCGCGACCGCCATTCTCGTCTGGCGATTGATCCAACGCACACCTATTCAACCCGCAATATCCGGGTTCTTCGGTGTCGGTATCTCCGCATTCATCGCCTACCGAACGGGCGACGCGAAGGGTTACTTCCTGTTCGGCATATTCACCAGCCTGGCGTACGGGGCGGTGTTTCTCGGCTCGATTCTGTTGCGCTGGCCCCTAGTTGGCGTCATCTGGGGATTCCTCAACGGTCACGGCAATCTCTGGCGCCGCCACCGTGGCGCGGTGCGCGCCTATGACGCGGCAACCGCGGCTTGGGCGCTCGTTTTCGGCGCCCGCTATCTCGTGCAGTCGCAGCTCTACGATGCGGACCAGACCGGCTGGCTCGCCGTCGCCCGGATCGCGATGGGGTGGCCGCTTGCAGGTGCGGCCCTGCTGGTGACGATCTGGGCTGTTCGCCGGGCAGACCGGATCGTCGAACCGGGACCGGCCGAAGACGAGGATCTTCCGACGCGCGACTCGGAGGCGGTCGAACCGCGGGACGAGCCGCGGCACAGCTAGTTCGGCCGCGGTGTCGGCAGCCCGACGGCGGCCCTGAGGTCGTTCTCGACGTCC
It encodes:
- a CDS encoding DEAD/DEAH box helicase: MEAAAAQIVGTEAYLAQTEPAKPSGPLRAWQRRALTKYLSTGPRDFLAVATPGAGKTTFALRVASELLRDRTVDQVTVVAPTEHLKHQWAESAARSGIALDSYFSNSTGQTSSDYQGVVVTYAQVASHPFKHRVRTESKRTLVILDEIHHGGDAKSWGEAIREAFGDATRRLALTGTPFRSDDSAIPFVAYEPDREGLMRSKADYAYGYSDALADGVVRPVVFLAYSGEARWRNNAGEEFSARLGEPLSAEQTARAWRTALDPAGEWIPAVLHAADTRLGQLRAGGMPDAGGLVIATDQTVARSYARTLTEVTGEEPAVVLSDDPTASKRIAEFSASTQKWMVAVRMVSEGVDVPRLAVGVYATSASTPLYFAQAIGRFVRSRSKGETASVFLPSVPVLLDLASQLEAQRDHVLGKPHREKDGFDDDLLADANKQKDELGEEEKAFTSLGADAELDQVIYDGSSFGTATFSGSDEEADYLGLPGLLDADQMRALLRQRQSEQLAKQKATQAEPTEVPQVAERVAAAGQLAQLRRELNSLVAMQHHKTGKSHGTIHAELRRVCGGPPTAIATVEQLTERISTLRRW
- a CDS encoding DUF7455 domain-containing protein, with the protein product MPGTLTSPSLTAADRCDRCGAGARVRAVLPAGGELLFCGHHANEHADRLREMNATIETEAETAI
- a CDS encoding cation:proton antiporter regulatory subunit encodes the protein MNVEVTALPGIGVRKDFVLASGRRIGVISHRDGRTDLIVSKPDDPDACEASLPLSTEEAAVLSNLLGAPQLVSQLEEEHRDLPGIQTKQLYITEDSRFDGRTLGDTAMRTRTGVSIVAVMRAGQVNPSPNPDFLLTSGDLLVAVGTAEGLAAAAKLLVGG
- a CDS encoding cation:proton antiporter, producing the protein MNTTTLALIELGAVFFALGLLGRLAARIGMSPIPFYLVGGLCFGNGGFLQLGDIDEFSHLASEIGVVLLLLLLGLEYTASELVTGLRRSWMAGVVDIVLNAAPGAIVALVLGWGATGAFVLAGVTYISSSGIIAKVLSDLGRLGNRETPVVLSILVFEDLAMAVYLPILTTLLAGVSFLGGLTALGISLIAVSVVLVVALRYGRYVSALLDSPDSETLLLKLLGAALLVAGIASALQVSAAVGAFLLGIAISGSTAHNASRVLEPLRDLFAAMFFVVFGLNTDPGEIPPVLGWAILLAVVTTLTKMATGMWAAKQQGVARLGRARAGAALIARGEFSIVIAGLAVAAGAVEGRLAALATAYVLLMAIIGPVAARVVEPMANAWVRVRVRTSA
- a CDS encoding RNA polymerase sigma factor; translation: MAATDTRQTTDSTSESGPGAPVTATAAGAAPATDNVPAKKAAAKKAPAKKAAAKKAPAKKAAAKKASTKKAAPSKSADGEDGQDEDSVGIEDIDITEGDLADVESDVVEVVAVGSDDETEEPSEKDKASGDFVWDEEESEALRQARKDAELTASADSVRAYLKQIGKVALLNAEEEVELAKRIEAGLYATQIMQEVAASGEKLPAAQRRDMSWICRDGNRAKNHLLEANLRLVVSLAKRYTGRGMAFLDLIQEGNLGLIRAVEKFDYTKGYKFSTYATWWIRQAITRAMADQARTIRIPVHMVEVINKLGRIQRELLQDLGREPTPEELAKEMDITPEKVLEIQQYAREPISLDQTIGDEGDSQLGDFIEDSEAVVAVDAVSFTLLQDQLQSVLDTLSEREAGVVRLRFGLTDGQPRTLDEIGQVYGVTRERIRQIESKTMSKLRHPSRSQVLRDYLD
- the ppgK gene encoding polyphosphate--glucose phosphotransferase, translated to MTNSGFGVDVGGSGVKGGTVDLESGELIGDRIKLPTPRPSTPHAVAATVAEIVRMAKWDGPVGITLPSVVTSGVARSAANIDEKWIGTDAYALFYDALGGRRITVLNDADAAGIAENTYGAGKDAKGVVILLTFGTGIGSAILHNGVLLPNTELGHMEVLGKDAEHIAASSVKDAKDLSYKEWAAEVSYVLSRFEDLLWPDLFIAGGGISRKHNKWIPHLTNRTPVVPAALLNTAGIVGAAIAVDTGIAP
- a CDS encoding inositol monophosphatase family protein — translated: MDAAGSRDTTQGFGDTEAQRLRDVAVAVAQEAAAHVRSRRPEVFGTVGKVVAHGSSVASKSTPTDPVTVVDTESEQLIRDRLATLRPGDAILGEETGGAGDSVAGLRWVVDPIDGTVNFLYGVPTYAVSVAAQIDGVSVAGAVVDVAAQATYAAARGYGATLTTVEGRIGGLRCNPVTDVSMALLATGFGYGTARRKAQGALIGEILPRVRDIRRIGSASLDLCMVASGRADAYFEHGLGPWDWAAGSLIATEAGARVRIPSPRSSSADGDLVVAAAPGIADELDALFTEVGADDPIRET